Proteins co-encoded in one Amaranthus tricolor cultivar Red isolate AtriRed21 chromosome 7, ASM2621246v1, whole genome shotgun sequence genomic window:
- the LOC130818104 gene encoding 40S ribosomal protein S3a — MAVGKNKRISKGKKGGKKKAADPFAKKDWYDIKAPSIFNVRQVGKTLVTRTQGTKIASEGLKHRVFEVSLADLQNDEDQFFRKIRLRAEDVQGRNVLTNFWGMDFTTDKLRSLVRKWQSLIEAHVDVKTTDNFTIRMFCIAFTKRRPNQVKRTTYAQSSQVRQIRRKMREIMVNQASSCDLKDLVAKFIPESIGKEIEKATTGIYPLQNVYIRKVKILKAPKFDLGKLMEVHGDYSEDVGVKLDRPADETMAEGETAEVVGA; from the exons ATGGCCGTCGG AAAGAACAAGAGAATTTCCAAGGGTAAGAAGGGAGGCAAGAAGAAAGC TGCTGATCCGTTTGCCAAGAAGGATTGGTATGACATTAAGGCACCCTCAATCTTCAATGTTCGTCAAGTCGGGAAAACCCTAGTTACTCGTACCCAGGGTACCAAG ATTGCTTCTGAGGGTCTGAAGCACAGAGTTTTTGAGGTTTCATTGGCTGATCTTCAAAATGATGAGGATCAGTTCTTCAGGAAGATCCGTTTAAGGGCTGAGGATGTTCAGGGACGCAATGTGCTCACAAACTTCTGG GGTATGGACTTCACTACCGACAAATTGAGGTCCCTTGTTCGTAAGTGGCAATCTTTGATCGAAGCTCATGTTGATGTCAAAACTACTGATAATTTCACTATCCGTATGTTTTGCATTGCCTTTACCAAGAGGCGTCCAAACCAAGTTAAGAGGACCACCTATGCTCAATCCAGCCAAGTCCGCCAG ATTCGCCGCAAGATGCGTGAGATTATGGTGAATCAAGCCAGCTCTTGTGACCTCAAGGATCTTGTTGCTAAGTTTATCCCAGAATCCATCGGTAAGGAAATTGAGAAGGCCACTACCGGAATCTATCCTCTTCAAAACGTGTACATCAGGAAGGTCAAAATTCTTAAGGCACCCAAGTTTGATTTGGGGAAATTGATGGAG GTTCACGGTGACTACTCGGAGGATGTAGGTGTGAAGTTAGACAGGCCAGCTGATGAAACAATGGCCGAGGGTGAGACTGCTGAAGTAGTTGGTGCCTAA